In Streptomyces nodosus, one DNA window encodes the following:
- the rpe gene encoding ribulose-phosphate 3-epimerase, with product MAVQINPSILSADFARLADEAKAVEGADWLHVDVMDNHFVPNLTLGVPIVESLVRATDIPLDCHLMIEDADRWAPQYVEAGAGSVTFHVEAAAAPVRLAREIRAKGARASMALKPATPIEPYEDLLPELDMLLIMTVEPGFGGQAFLDIMLPKIRRTRELISKHGLELWLQVDGGVSASTIEQCAEAGADVFVAGSAVYGAGDPAEAVRALRAQAERATARASWACDD from the coding sequence ATGGCCGTGCAGATCAACCCCAGCATCCTGTCCGCGGACTTCGCCCGCCTCGCCGACGAGGCGAAGGCCGTGGAGGGCGCCGACTGGCTCCACGTCGACGTCATGGACAACCACTTCGTCCCGAACTTGACGCTCGGTGTGCCGATCGTCGAGTCCCTGGTGCGGGCGACGGACATCCCGCTGGACTGCCATCTGATGATCGAGGACGCCGATCGCTGGGCCCCGCAGTACGTCGAGGCGGGAGCCGGCTCCGTGACCTTCCATGTGGAGGCCGCGGCGGCGCCGGTGCGGCTCGCCCGTGAGATCCGGGCCAAGGGCGCCCGGGCCTCCATGGCCCTCAAGCCCGCGACCCCGATCGAGCCGTACGAGGACCTGCTGCCCGAGCTGGACATGCTGCTGATCATGACGGTCGAGCCCGGCTTCGGCGGCCAGGCCTTCCTGGACATCATGCTCCCGAAGATCCGCCGCACCCGTGAGCTGATCAGCAAGCACGGCCTCGAACTGTGGCTCCAGGTGGACGGCGGAGTCTCGGCCTCCACCATCGAACAGTGCGCGGAGGCGGGGGCGGACGTCTTCGTGGCCGGTTCGGCCGTGTACGGGGCCGGGGACCCGGCCGAGGCGGTGCGCGCACTGCGCGCCCAGGCGGAGCGGGCGACCGCCCGGGCGTCCTGGGCGTGCGACGACTGA
- a CDS encoding RsmB/NOP family class I SAM-dependent RNA methyltransferase encodes MSDQPRRPRKPGKPYRRPQKDPVRLLAFEALRAVDERDAYANLVLPPLLRKAREKDGFDGRDAALATELVYGTLRRQGTYDAVLAECVDRPLREVDPPVLDVLSLGAHQLLGTRIPSHAAVSATVELARVVLGDGRAKFVNAVLRKVARHDLDGWLEQVAPPYDKDPEDHLAVVHSHPRWVVSALWDSLGGGRAGIEDLLEADNERPEVTLVARPGRATTEELLREDAAVPGRWSPYAVRLTEGGEPGAVEAVREGRAGVQDEGSQLVALALADAPLEGPDEKWLDGCAGPGGKAALLAALAAERGAVLLASEKQPHRAGLVARALASNPGPYQVIAADGTRPPWRPGTFDRVLMDVPCTGLGALRRRPEARWRRRPEDLDNFGPLQRALLRTALRSVRVGGVVGYATCSPHLAETRAVVDDVLKQHGDAELIDARPLLPGVPALGDGPDVQLWPHLHGTDAMYLALVRRTA; translated from the coding sequence GTGAGCGACCAGCCCCGTCGTCCCCGCAAGCCCGGCAAGCCCTATCGCCGGCCCCAGAAGGACCCCGTCCGTCTCCTCGCCTTCGAGGCCCTGCGGGCCGTCGACGAGCGGGACGCCTATGCGAACCTCGTGCTGCCCCCGCTGCTGCGCAAGGCGCGTGAGAAGGACGGCTTCGACGGGCGGGACGCGGCGCTCGCCACCGAGCTGGTGTACGGGACGCTGCGCAGACAGGGGACGTACGACGCCGTTCTCGCGGAGTGTGTCGACCGGCCGCTGCGCGAGGTGGACCCGCCGGTGCTCGATGTGCTGAGCCTGGGCGCCCATCAGCTGCTGGGGACCCGGATCCCCAGCCATGCCGCAGTGTCGGCCACCGTCGAGCTGGCCCGGGTGGTGCTGGGCGACGGCCGGGCCAAGTTCGTCAACGCGGTGCTGCGCAAGGTCGCGCGGCACGACCTCGACGGCTGGCTGGAGCAAGTGGCTCCGCCCTACGACAAGGACCCCGAGGACCATCTCGCCGTGGTGCACTCGCATCCGCGCTGGGTCGTGTCCGCGCTGTGGGACTCGCTCGGCGGCGGGCGCGCCGGGATCGAGGACCTCCTCGAGGCCGACAACGAACGGCCCGAGGTCACCCTGGTCGCCCGTCCGGGCCGTGCCACCACCGAGGAGCTGCTCCGCGAGGACGCGGCCGTACCGGGCCGCTGGTCGCCCTACGCGGTCCGGCTCACCGAAGGCGGCGAGCCGGGCGCCGTGGAGGCCGTACGGGAGGGCCGGGCCGGCGTCCAGGACGAGGGCAGCCAGCTGGTCGCGCTCGCCCTGGCCGACGCGCCCCTGGAGGGGCCCGACGAGAAGTGGCTGGACGGCTGCGCCGGGCCCGGCGGCAAGGCCGCGCTGCTCGCCGCGCTGGCCGCCGAGCGCGGGGCCGTGCTGCTGGCCTCCGAGAAGCAGCCGCACCGGGCCGGTCTGGTGGCCAGGGCCCTCGCCTCGAACCCCGGCCCCTACCAGGTGATCGCCGCCGACGGCACCCGCCCGCCCTGGCGCCCCGGCACCTTCGACCGGGTGCTGATGGATGTGCCCTGCACGGGGCTCGGTGCGCTGCGCCGCCGCCCCGAGGCACGCTGGCGCCGCCGCCCCGAGGACCTGGACAACTTCGGGCCGCTCCAGCGCGCCCTGCTGCGGACGGCGCTGCGCTCCGTGCGCGTCGGCGGGGTCGTCGGCTATGCCACCTGCTCGCCGCATCTCGCCGAGACCCGTGCCGTGGTGGACGATGTGCTCAAGCAGCACGGGGACGCGGAGCTCATCGACGCCCGGCCGCTGCTGCCCGGCGTACCGGCCCTCGGCGACGGTCCCGACGTACAGCTGTGGCCGCATCTGCACGGCACCGACGCGATGTATCTGGCGCTCGTCCGCCGGACCGCCTGA
- the fmt gene encoding methionyl-tRNA formyltransferase: MRLVFAGTPEVAVPALDALLASERHEVAAVVTRPDAPAGRGRRLVASPVAERAEEAGIEVLKPNRPRDEDFLARLREIAPDCCPVVAYGALLPRVALDIPAHGWVNLHFSLLPAWRGAAPVQHSLLGGDEITGASTFLIEEGLDSGPVYGTITERIRHTDTSGDLLTRLAFAGAGLLAATMDGIEDGTLKAVPQPADGVSLAPKITVEDAGVDWSAPALRVDRVVRACTPAPGAWTVFRGERLKLIQVTPRPERTDLAPGELSVGKNNVQAGTGSHAVELLWVQAQGKKPMRAADWARGVRIGAGESLGS; this comes from the coding sequence ATGAGGCTCGTCTTCGCAGGTACCCCCGAGGTAGCCGTCCCCGCGCTGGACGCTCTGCTCGCGTCCGAACGGCACGAGGTGGCCGCCGTCGTCACGCGGCCCGACGCCCCGGCGGGACGCGGACGCAGGCTGGTCGCCAGTCCCGTCGCCGAGCGCGCGGAGGAGGCAGGGATCGAGGTCCTCAAGCCGAACCGGCCCCGCGACGAGGACTTCCTGGCCCGGCTGAGGGAGATCGCCCCCGACTGCTGCCCCGTCGTCGCCTATGGTGCGCTGCTGCCCCGGGTCGCGCTGGACATCCCGGCCCACGGCTGGGTCAATCTGCACTTCTCCCTGCTTCCCGCGTGGCGCGGTGCCGCCCCCGTGCAGCACTCCCTCCTCGGCGGCGACGAGATCACCGGTGCCTCCACCTTCCTCATCGAGGAGGGGCTCGACTCCGGGCCCGTCTACGGCACCATCACCGAGCGGATCCGGCACACCGACACCAGCGGCGACCTCCTCACCCGTCTGGCCTTCGCCGGTGCCGGGCTGCTCGCCGCCACCATGGACGGCATCGAGGACGGCACCCTCAAGGCCGTGCCGCAGCCCGCCGACGGCGTCTCGCTCGCCCCGAAGATCACCGTCGAGGACGCGGGGGTCGACTGGTCGGCGCCCGCGCTGCGGGTCGACCGCGTGGTGCGCGCCTGTACGCCCGCGCCCGGCGCCTGGACCGTCTTCCGCGGCGAACGGCTCAAGCTCATCCAGGTCACGCCCCGGCCCGAGCGGACTGACCTCGCCCCAGGGGAGCTGTCCGTGGGCAAGAACAACGTCCAGGCCGGCACGGGTTCCCACGCGGTCGAGCTGCTGTGGGTGCAGGCCCAGGGCAAGAAGCCGATGCGGGCCGCGGACTGGGCGCGCGGGGTGCGGATCGGCGCCGGGGAGAGCCTCGGGAGCTGA
- a CDS encoding primosomal protein N' — protein sequence MSSGNGRRRAGGEETGPPEQLALIRDAVRKAKEPRAKPRTWRGAALAEELPVARVVVDKGVLHLDRYFDYAVPEELDAVARPGVRVRVRFGAGGRTVRGGRREGGALIDGYLVERVAESDYRGPLAALAQVVSPEPVLSPELLALARAVADRYAGSLADVLQLAVPPRHARAEAAETGPPPPPPPAPDPGSWRSYGRGEDFLRSLASGGAPRAVWTALPGPRWAEETARAVQATLASGRGALVVVPAGRPAARVDAALRALLGEGGHALLTADAGQERRYREWLAVRRGAVRAVVGTRAAMFAPVQNLGLVVVWDDGDSGHSDEHAPFPHVREVLELRATRDKCAFLLGSWGCTVEAAQLVESGWAVPLAADREQVRAAAPLVRTVGDGDLARDGAARAARLPTLAWEVVRDGLRRGPVLVQVPRRGYVPRLACERCREPARCRHCAGPLAAQEAGELRCGWCGREETAWHCGACGGFRLRASVVGARRTAEELGRAFPAVPVRTSGREQVLDTVPGTPALVVSTPGAEPVAEGGYAAAVLLDGWAMLGRPDLRASEEALRRWLGAAALVRPQSAGGTVVVVAEPTLRPVQALVRWDPVGHALRELAERAELGFPPVSRMAAVSGPAGAVPEFLDGVQLPSDAEVLGPVPLPVTEAGRPRRTGEAPGGEPGERALVRVPPGSGAALASALKTALAARTARGGSGGGQTVRVRVDPPDIG from the coding sequence GTGAGCAGCGGAAACGGGCGGCGACGGGCGGGCGGCGAAGAGACCGGACCGCCCGAGCAGCTTGCGCTGATACGGGACGCCGTGCGCAAGGCCAAGGAGCCCAGGGCCAAGCCGCGCACCTGGCGGGGCGCCGCACTGGCCGAGGAACTGCCCGTCGCCCGGGTCGTGGTCGACAAGGGCGTGCTGCATCTGGACCGGTACTTCGACTACGCCGTGCCCGAGGAACTCGACGCCGTCGCCCGGCCGGGGGTCAGGGTACGGGTGCGGTTCGGGGCCGGCGGGCGCACCGTGCGCGGCGGGCGGCGCGAGGGCGGCGCACTCATCGACGGGTACCTGGTCGAGCGGGTGGCCGAGTCCGACTACCGGGGTCCCCTCGCGGCGCTGGCACAGGTCGTGTCGCCTGAGCCCGTGCTGTCGCCCGAGCTGCTGGCGCTGGCCAGGGCCGTCGCCGACCGGTATGCGGGCAGTCTCGCCGATGTGCTGCAACTGGCCGTTCCACCGCGGCACGCCCGCGCCGAGGCCGCGGAGACGGGGCCGCCGCCCCCGCCGCCCCCCGCACCCGACCCAGGGTCCTGGCGCAGCTATGGGCGGGGCGAGGACTTTCTGCGCTCGCTGGCCTCCGGAGGTGCGCCCCGCGCCGTGTGGACGGCGCTGCCGGGGCCCCGGTGGGCGGAGGAGACGGCCCGTGCCGTGCAGGCCACGCTGGCCTCCGGCCGGGGTGCGCTGGTCGTGGTGCCCGCCGGACGGCCCGCCGCGCGGGTCGACGCGGCCCTGCGCGCGCTCCTGGGCGAGGGCGGACATGCCCTGCTGACCGCCGACGCCGGGCAGGAGCGGCGCTACCGGGAATGGCTCGCGGTGCGACGCGGGGCGGTACGGGCCGTCGTCGGGACCCGGGCCGCCATGTTCGCCCCCGTGCAGAATCTCGGTCTGGTGGTCGTCTGGGACGACGGCGACTCGGGGCACAGCGACGAACACGCCCCCTTCCCCCATGTCCGCGAGGTGCTGGAGCTGCGCGCCACCCGTGACAAGTGCGCCTTTCTGCTGGGGAGTTGGGGCTGCACCGTGGAGGCCGCCCAACTGGTGGAGAGCGGGTGGGCCGTGCCGCTGGCCGCCGACCGCGAGCAGGTGCGGGCCGCCGCCCCGCTGGTGCGGACGGTGGGGGACGGCGACCTCGCCCGGGACGGGGCGGCCCGGGCGGCCCGTCTGCCGACCCTCGCCTGGGAGGTCGTACGGGACGGGCTGCGGCGGGGGCCGGTCCTGGTGCAGGTGCCCCGGCGCGGCTATGTGCCCCGGCTGGCCTGCGAGCGGTGCCGGGAGCCCGCCCGCTGCCGGCACTGTGCCGGGCCCCTGGCCGCGCAGGAGGCGGGGGAGCTGCGGTGCGGGTGGTGCGGGCGGGAGGAGACCGCCTGGCACTGTGGTGCGTGCGGAGGGTTCCGGCTGCGCGCCAGTGTCGTGGGCGCCCGGCGTACCGCCGAGGAGCTGGGACGCGCGTTTCCCGCGGTTCCGGTGCGGACCTCGGGACGGGAGCAGGTGCTGGACACGGTGCCGGGGACGCCCGCCCTGGTGGTCAGCACCCCGGGGGCCGAGCCCGTCGCCGAGGGCGGGTATGCGGCGGCGGTGCTCCTCGACGGATGGGCCATGCTCGGGCGGCCCGATCTGCGGGCGAGTGAGGAGGCGCTGCGGCGGTGGCTCGGCGCCGCCGCGCTGGTGCGTCCGCAGTCGGCCGGCGGCACCGTGGTGGTCGTGGCCGAGCCGACGCTGCGGCCCGTGCAGGCGCTGGTGCGCTGGGACCCCGTCGGGCATGCGCTGCGGGAGCTGGCCGAGCGGGCCGAACTGGGCTTCCCCCCGGTGTCGAGGATGGCGGCCGTGTCGGGGCCGGCCGGGGCCGTGCCGGAGTTCCTCGACGGGGTGCAGCTCCCGTCGGACGCGGAGGTGCTGGGCCCGGTGCCGCTGCCGGTCACCGAGGCCGGACGGCCGCGGCGGACCGGGGAGGCGCCGGGGGGCGAGCCGGGGGAGCGGGCGCTGGTCCGGGTGCCGCCCGGGAGCGGGGCCGCGCTGGCGAGCGCGTTGAAGACCGCGCTCGCCGCCAGAACGGCACGCGGGGGCAGCGGCGGGGGCCAGACGGTGCGGGTCCGGGTCGACCCGCCGGACATCGGCTGA
- the metK gene encoding methionine adenosyltransferase — MSRRLFTSESVTEGHPDKIADQISDTILDALLREDPTSRVAVETLITTGLVHVAGEVTTKAYADIATLVRNKILEIGYDSSKKGFDGASCGVSVSIGSQSPDIAQGVDTAYETRVEGDDDELDRQGAGDQGLMFGYATDETPTLMPLPIFLAHRLSKRLSDVRKNGTIPYLRPDGKTQVTIEYDGDKAARLDTVVVSSQHASDIDLESLLAPDIREFVVEPELRALLDDGIKLETDGYRLLVNPTGRFEIGGPMGDAGLTGRKIIIDTYGGMARHGGGAFSGKDPSKVDRSAAYAMRWVAKNVVAAGLAARCEVQVAYAIGKAEPVGLFVETFGTAKVDAEKIEHAIAEVFDLRPAAIIRDLDLLRPIYSQTAAYGHFGRELPDFTWERTDRVDALRKAVGL; from the coding sequence GTGTCCCGTCGCCTGTTCACCTCGGAGTCCGTGACCGAAGGTCACCCCGACAAGATCGCTGACCAGATCAGCGACACCATTCTCGATGCGCTTCTGCGTGAGGACCCGACCTCCCGGGTCGCCGTGGAGACGCTGATCACCACCGGCCTGGTGCATGTGGCCGGCGAGGTCACCACCAAGGCCTACGCGGACATCGCCACGCTGGTGCGCAACAAGATCCTCGAGATCGGTTACGACTCCTCCAAGAAGGGCTTCGACGGCGCCTCCTGCGGTGTCTCGGTGTCGATCGGTTCCCAGTCCCCGGACATCGCCCAGGGTGTGGACACGGCGTACGAGACGCGTGTCGAGGGCGACGACGACGAGCTGGACCGGCAGGGCGCCGGTGACCAGGGCCTGATGTTCGGTTATGCGACGGACGAGACGCCGACCCTGATGCCGCTGCCGATCTTCCTGGCCCACCGGCTGTCCAAGCGGCTGTCGGACGTCCGCAAGAACGGCACGATCCCCTATCTTCGCCCGGACGGAAAGACCCAGGTCACCATCGAGTACGACGGCGACAAGGCGGCCCGTCTCGACACGGTGGTGGTCTCCTCGCAGCACGCCAGCGACATCGACCTGGAGTCCCTGCTGGCCCCCGACATCCGCGAGTTCGTGGTGGAGCCGGAGCTGAGGGCGCTGCTGGACGACGGCATCAAGCTGGAGACCGACGGCTACCGGCTGCTGGTCAACCCGACCGGCCGTTTCGAGATCGGCGGCCCGATGGGTGACGCGGGTCTGACCGGTCGGAAGATCATCATCGACACCTACGGCGGTATGGCCCGGCACGGCGGCGGCGCCTTCTCCGGCAAGGACCCGTCCAAGGTGGACCGCAGCGCCGCCTACGCGATGCGCTGGGTGGCCAAGAACGTGGTCGCCGCGGGACTGGCCGCCCGCTGCGAGGTCCAGGTCGCCTACGCCATCGGCAAGGCCGAGCCGGTGGGCCTGTTCGTGGAGACCTTCGGCACGGCCAAGGTGGACGCCGAGAAGATCGAGCACGCGATCGCCGAGGTCTTCGACCTCCGCCCGGCCGCGATCATCCGCGACCTCGACCTGCTGCGCCCGATCTACTCCCAGACCGCCGCGTACGGCCACTTCGGCCGTGAGCTCCCCGACTTCACCTGGGAGCGCACCGACCGGGTGGACGCGCTGCGCAAGGCAGTGGGGCTGTAG
- the coaBC gene encoding bifunctional phosphopantothenoylcysteine decarboxylase/phosphopantothenate--cysteine ligase CoaBC gives MGKPKVVLGVSGGIAAYKACELLRRLTESGHEVRVVPTDSALHFVGAATWSALSGNPVSTQVWDDVHEVPHVRIGQHADLVVVAPATADLLAKAAHGLADDLLTNTLLTARCPVVFAPAMHTEMWEHPATRENVATLRRRGALVIEPAVGRLTGVDTGKGRLPDPAEIFEVCRRVLARGVTEPDLAGRHLVVSAGGTREPLDPVRFLGNRSSGKQGYALARTAAARGARVTLIAANTTLPDPAGVDVVPVGTAVQLREAVLKAAADADAVVMAAAVADFRPAAYAPGKIKKKDGQDPEPIALIRNPDILAEISADRARPGQVIVGFAAETDQVLANGRTKLERKGCDLLVVNEVGERKTFGSEENEAVVLGADGSETPVPHGPKEALAEIVWDLVARRLA, from the coding sequence GTGGGCAAGCCGAAGGTCGTTCTGGGGGTCAGTGGCGGGATCGCCGCCTACAAGGCGTGCGAGCTGCTGCGCCGGCTGACCGAGTCCGGACATGAGGTCCGCGTCGTGCCGACCGACTCCGCACTGCACTTCGTGGGCGCCGCCACCTGGTCCGCCCTCTCCGGCAACCCGGTCTCCACCCAGGTCTGGGACGACGTCCACGAGGTCCCGCACGTCCGCATCGGACAGCACGCCGACCTGGTGGTCGTGGCCCCCGCCACCGCCGACCTGCTCGCCAAGGCCGCCCACGGCCTCGCCGACGACCTGCTCACCAACACACTCCTCACCGCCCGCTGTCCCGTCGTCTTCGCCCCGGCGATGCACACCGAGATGTGGGAACACCCCGCCACCCGGGAGAACGTGGCGACGCTGCGCCGGCGCGGTGCCCTCGTCATCGAACCCGCCGTCGGACGACTGACCGGAGTGGACACCGGAAAGGGCCGGCTGCCCGACCCGGCCGAGATCTTCGAGGTCTGCCGCCGGGTGCTCGCCCGGGGCGTGACGGAGCCGGACCTCGCGGGCCGCCATCTCGTGGTCAGCGCCGGCGGCACCCGGGAACCCCTCGACCCCGTCCGGTTCCTCGGCAACCGCTCCTCCGGCAAGCAGGGCTACGCCCTCGCCCGCACCGCCGCGGCCCGGGGCGCCCGGGTCACCCTGATCGCCGCCAACACGACCCTGCCCGATCCGGCCGGGGTCGATGTCGTACCGGTGGGGACCGCGGTCCAGCTGCGCGAGGCGGTGCTGAAGGCCGCCGCGGACGCGGACGCCGTGGTGATGGCGGCGGCCGTGGCCGACTTCCGCCCCGCGGCCTATGCGCCGGGGAAGATCAAGAAGAAGGACGGCCAGGACCCCGAGCCCATCGCCCTGATCAGGAATCCGGACATTCTCGCGGAGATCTCCGCCGACCGCGCCCGTCCGGGCCAGGTGATCGTCGGCTTCGCCGCGGAGACGGACCAGGTCCTGGCCAACGGCCGGACCAAACTGGAACGCAAGGGCTGTGACCTGCTCGTGGTGAACGAGGTGGGGGAGCGCAAGACCTTCGGCTCCGAGGAGAACGAGGCGGTCGTCCTGGGCGCCGACGGCAGCGAGACCCCGGTGCCCCACGGTCCCAAGGAGGCACTGGCCGAAATCGTGTGGGATCTTGTGGCCCGCCGTCTGGCCTGA
- the rpoZ gene encoding DNA-directed RNA polymerase subunit omega: MSSSITAPEGIINPPIDELLEATDSKYSLVIYAAKRARQINAYYSQLGEGLLEYVGPLVDTHVHEKPLSIALREINAGLLTSEAIEGPAQ, encoded by the coding sequence GTGTCCTCTTCCATCACCGCGCCCGAGGGCATCATCAACCCGCCGATCGATGAGCTCCTCGAAGCCACCGACTCGAAGTACAGCCTCGTGATCTACGCGGCCAAGCGGGCCCGCCAGATCAACGCGTACTACTCGCAGCTCGGCGAGGGCCTCCTTGAGTACGTCGGTCCGCTCGTCGACACCCATGTCCACGAGAAGCCGCTCTCGATCGCCCTGCGCGAGATCAACGCCGGCCTGCTGACCTCCGAGGCCATCGAGGGCCCGGCGCAGTAA
- the gmk gene encoding guanylate kinase — translation MAATPRGTTPVPPDARPRLTVLSGPSGVGKSTVVAHMRKEHPEVWLSVSATTRKPRPGERHGVHYFFVTDDEMDKLIANGELLEWAEFAGNRYGTPRAAVLEHLEAGVPVLLEIDLQGARQVRASMPEAQLVFLAPPSWEELVRRLTGRGTESPEVIDRRLEAAKTELAAEPEFDETLVNTSVEDVARELLALMNVV, via the coding sequence ATGGCAGCAACACCCCGGGGGACGACCCCCGTACCCCCGGACGCACGTCCGCGGCTGACCGTGCTCTCCGGCCCCTCCGGGGTCGGCAAGAGCACGGTCGTCGCCCATATGCGCAAGGAACACCCCGAGGTCTGGCTCTCGGTGTCGGCGACGACCCGCAAGCCGCGCCCCGGCGAGCGGCACGGAGTCCACTACTTCTTCGTCACCGACGACGAGATGGACAAGCTGATCGCCAACGGTGAGCTGCTGGAGTGGGCCGAGTTCGCCGGCAACCGCTACGGCACGCCCCGGGCCGCCGTGCTGGAGCACCTCGAGGCCGGAGTTCCGGTCCTGCTGGAGATCGACCTCCAGGGTGCCCGGCAGGTCCGTGCGTCCATGCCCGAGGCGCAGCTGGTGTTTCTGGCGCCTCCCTCCTGGGAGGAGCTGGTGCGCAGGCTCACCGGGCGGGGCACCGAGTCGCCCGAGGTCATCGACCGCCGTCTGGAGGCGGCCAAGACCGAGCTGGCGGCCGAGCCCGAGTTCGACGAGACCCTGGTCAACACCTCGGTCGAGGATGTGGCGCGCGAGCTGCTAGCCTTGATGAACGTTGTGTGA
- a CDS encoding integration host factor codes for MALPPLTPEQRAAALEKAAAARRERAEVKNRLKHSGASLHEVIKQGQENDVIGKMKVSALLESLPGVGKVRAKQIMERLGISESRRVRGLGSNQIASLEREFGGAPS; via the coding sequence GTGGCTCTTCCGCCCCTTACCCCTGAACAGCGCGCAGCCGCGCTCGAAAAGGCCGCCGCGGCTCGCCGGGAGCGGGCCGAGGTCAAGAATCGACTCAAGCACTCCGGCGCCTCCCTGCACGAGGTCATCAAGCAGGGCCAGGAGAACGACGTCATCGGCAAGATGAAGGTCTCCGCCCTCCTCGAATCCCTCCCGGGCGTGGGCAAGGTCCGCGCCAAGCAGATCATGGAGCGACTCGGCATCTCCGAGAGCCGCCGTGTCCGAGGGCTCGGCTCCAACCAGATCGCCTCCCTGGAGCGGGAGTTCGGCGGCGCCCCCAGCTGA
- the pyrF gene encoding orotidine-5'-phosphate decarboxylase, whose translation MNSHPTSVTPFGARLRRAMDERGPLCVGIDPHAALLAEWGLNDDIAGLERFSRTVVAALAERVAVLKPQSAFFERFGSRGVAVLEKTVEEARAAGALVVMDAKRGDIGSTMAAYAESFLRKDAPLFSDALTVSPYLGFGALAPAVELARESGAGLFVLALTSNPEGAEIQHAVRPDGRTVGATILAHLATENAGQEPLGSFGAVVGATLGDLSSYDLDVNGPLLAPGIGAQGATPADLPAVFGAAVRNVVPSVSRGVLRHGPDVITLRDAAERFAEEIRAAVASGRDRHEDRTAAPGGASGAS comes from the coding sequence ATGAACTCCCACCCCACCTCCGTGACACCTTTCGGTGCGCGCCTGCGCCGGGCCATGGACGAGCGCGGCCCGTTGTGCGTCGGCATCGACCCGCATGCCGCGCTGCTCGCCGAGTGGGGCCTGAACGACGACATCGCGGGCCTGGAGCGGTTCAGCCGCACGGTCGTGGCGGCGCTGGCCGAGCGGGTCGCCGTCCTCAAGCCGCAGAGCGCGTTCTTCGAGCGTTTCGGGTCGCGCGGGGTCGCCGTCCTGGAGAAGACGGTCGAGGAGGCCCGGGCCGCCGGGGCGCTGGTGGTCATGGACGCCAAGCGCGGCGACATCGGCTCGACCATGGCCGCCTACGCCGAGTCCTTCCTGAGGAAGGACGCCCCGCTCTTCTCCGACGCCCTCACGGTCTCGCCCTACCTCGGCTTCGGCGCTCTCGCACCGGCCGTCGAGCTGGCCCGGGAGAGCGGCGCCGGGCTGTTCGTGCTGGCGCTGACCTCCAACCCGGAGGGCGCCGAGATCCAGCACGCCGTGCGGCCCGACGGACGCACCGTGGGGGCGACGATCCTCGCGCACCTCGCCACCGAGAACGCGGGCCAGGAACCCCTGGGTTCCTTCGGCGCGGTCGTCGGCGCCACCCTGGGCGATCTGTCGTCCTACGACCTCGATGTCAACGGCCCCCTGCTCGCGCCCGGCATCGGTGCCCAGGGAGCGACTCCGGCCGATCTGCCCGCCGTCTTCGGGGCGGCGGTGCGCAATGTGGTGCCCAGCGTGAGCCGGGGCGTGCTGCGCCACGGTCCCGACGTCATCACGCTCCGTGACGCCGCGGAACGCTTCGCGGAGGAGATCCGGGCCGCCGTGGCGTCCGGCCGGGACCGCCACGAGGATCGCACAGCTGCGCCCGGAGGTGCCTCCGGGGCCTCCTGA